Proteins encoded together in one Chryseobacterium sp. G0201 window:
- a CDS encoding carboxymuconolactone decarboxylase family protein: MSARVNIATTESAAYKAMMGLEGYLQTISLNHIQKELIKIRASQINGCAFCLDMHTKDAIKYGETPQRIYLLNAWREALELYTEEEQVLLAMTEEITLISQKGLTEETYYKANQLFDEKQIAQIIMAIVTINGWNRIAISTHMPIAK; the protein is encoded by the coding sequence GCGCAAGAGTAAACATCGCGACAACAGAATCAGCGGCTTACAAAGCAATGATGGGATTAGAAGGATATCTTCAGACGATTTCTTTAAACCATATTCAAAAAGAATTAATTAAAATCAGAGCTTCACAAATCAATGGATGTGCATTTTGTTTGGATATGCACACAAAAGATGCGATTAAATATGGGGAAACTCCACAAAGAATCTATCTTTTAAACGCCTGGAGGGAAGCTTTGGAGCTTTACACAGAAGAAGAGCAAGTTTTGTTGGCAATGACGGAAGAAATCACTTTGATCAGCCAAAAAGGCTTAACTGAAGAAACATATTACAAAGCAAACCAATTGTTTGACGAAAAACAAATCGCACAGATCATCATGGCAATTGTAACAATCAACGGCTGGAACAGAATTGCAATAAGTACTCACATGCCGATTGCAAAATAA
- a CDS encoding NUDIX hydrolase, which produces MENFGKDLLRKIKSVELPGEHAHGVFSPPSRPVFTYDEVLAKNPKFAAVNIILYIKDDEWYFPLILRTENERDRHSGQISLPGGKREEMDKDFAETAVRETSEEIGIEKHYVRIIREMSPIYIPPSNFYVYPYISYTKKDPTFILQHTEVVETIEFPITSFLNLPDKPEIMALPSAGGHEVPVINFNGYIIWGATAMILSEFSQLLKKM; this is translated from the coding sequence ATGGAAAATTTTGGAAAAGATTTATTACGAAAAATAAAAAGTGTTGAACTACCCGGAGAACATGCTCATGGTGTTTTTTCACCTCCTTCACGTCCCGTTTTTACATATGATGAGGTATTAGCCAAGAATCCAAAATTCGCTGCCGTAAATATTATTTTGTACATTAAAGATGATGAGTGGTATTTTCCATTAATATTAAGAACCGAGAACGAAAGAGACAGACATAGCGGACAAATATCCTTACCTGGCGGAAAACGCGAGGAAATGGATAAAGATTTTGCAGAAACAGCCGTTCGCGAGACTTCGGAAGAAATAGGCATTGAAAAGCATTATGTAAGAATCATACGAGAAATGTCTCCGATCTACATTCCGCCAAGTAATTTCTACGTTTATCCGTATATTTCTTATACCAAAAAAGACCCTACTTTCATTTTACAACATACTGAGGTGGTAGAAACCATTGAATTTCCCATCACTTCCTTCCTAAATCTTCCCGATAAGCCTGAAATAATGGCTTTGCCAAGCGCAGGAGGACATGAAGTTCCGGTCATCAATTTCAACGGATACATCATCTGGGGAGCCACAGCGATGATATTAAGTGAATTCAGCCAGTTGTTGAAAAAAATGTAA
- a CDS encoding curli production assembly/transport protein CsgE, translating to MMKNFYSLILCSFIFLSVLISGQEDKKINAKIESKIMEGQINLKAVVTNNTTIYKELNYLLVSIKKGNGGNLSNNQQSGKFSINPNETKVLSEINVNLEKKDALKVFLYVKDEETQKLIAKDSLELNNDSFKKKVSKVEEDVVFELKGLTIDETKSKVGKDFYDFFYLQYSQLPDKSNSAITISELPGRGTNGQINIEIDDKVVYSFMTNPSEDYLKEQLTNSLKYIKEFNAKKNLIKNEFIY from the coding sequence ATGATGAAAAATTTTTATTCTTTGATTTTGTGTTCTTTTATTTTCCTGTCTGTTTTGATTAGCGGACAGGAAGATAAAAAAATCAATGCAAAAATTGAAAGTAAAATAATGGAGGGGCAAATCAATCTGAAAGCTGTGGTCACCAATAATACCACCATCTATAAAGAACTAAATTATCTCTTGGTTTCTATTAAAAAAGGGAACGGCGGAAATCTTTCAAACAATCAGCAAAGCGGAAAATTTTCTATTAATCCGAATGAAACAAAAGTATTATCTGAGATTAATGTTAATCTTGAAAAAAAAGATGCTTTAAAAGTTTTTCTTTATGTAAAAGATGAAGAAACTCAAAAATTAATAGCCAAAGACAGCCTTGAACTTAATAATGATTCATTTAAAAAGAAAGTGAGTAAAGTAGAAGAAGATGTTGTTTTTGAATTAAAAGGGTTAACGATCGATGAAACCAAAAGCAAAGTAGGAAAAGATTTTTATGATTTTTTTTACCTTCAATACAGCCAGCTTCCTGATAAAAGCAATTCAGCCATTACAATCTCAGAACTTCCCGGCCGTGGAACCAACGGACAAATTAATATCGAAATCGATGATAAAGTAGTTTACAGTTTTATGACCAATCCAAGCGAAGATTATCTTAAAGAACAATTAACGAATAGTTTAAAATACATCAAAGAATTTAATGCAAAGAAAAACCTTATAAAAAATGAATTTATATACTAA
- a CDS encoding type 1 glutamine amidotransferase domain-containing protein, with translation MKKLALLILALFTIGFIQAQTKKSKNMKKKILFVVTSHDKKGDTGENTGYYLGEVSHPWEVLHKAGYEIDFVSPKGGTPPVDGFDLKDPVNKEFWESKDKSKIDNSLTPSQVNPADYSTIFYAGGHGAMWDFADNIELANIASKIYQNGGIVAAVCHGPSGLVNIKLNDGKYLVDGKKINAFTNEEEAEVKLTNVVPFLLEDKLKERGAKFEKSGLWQNHVVTDQRVITGQNPQSAKSVGEAILKELNK, from the coding sequence ATGAAAAAATTAGCATTATTAATTCTTGCTTTATTTACGATAGGATTCATTCAAGCTCAAACCAAAAAATCAAAAAATATGAAAAAGAAAATTTTATTTGTCGTTACCAGTCATGACAAAAAAGGTGATACAGGAGAAAATACAGGATATTATCTTGGTGAAGTTTCGCATCCTTGGGAAGTTTTACACAAAGCAGGTTACGAAATCGATTTCGTAAGTCCAAAAGGTGGAACTCCTCCCGTTGACGGCTTTGATTTAAAAGATCCCGTAAATAAAGAGTTTTGGGAAAGCAAAGACAAAAGTAAAATTGACAATTCTTTAACTCCCTCACAGGTAAATCCTGCTGATTATTCAACCATCTTTTATGCTGGAGGTCATGGCGCGATGTGGGATTTTGCAGACAATATAGAATTAGCCAATATCGCTTCAAAAATTTATCAAAACGGAGGAATTGTAGCCGCAGTTTGTCACGGTCCGTCAGGTTTGGTTAATATTAAATTGAACGATGGTAAATATTTAGTTGATGGCAAAAAAATCAATGCCTTTACCAATGAAGAAGAAGCTGAAGTGAAATTAACCAACGTTGTTCCTTTTCTTTTGGAAGATAAATTAAAAGAAAGAGGCGCGAAATTTGAAAAATCAGGACTTTGGCAGAATCATGTGGTGACCGATCAAAGAGTAATCACAGGGCAAAACCCTCAATCTGCAAAAAGTGTGGGTGAGGCTATTTTAAAGGAATTAAATAAATAA
- a CDS encoding metallophosphoesterase family protein, with amino-acid sequence MVLNDIEERGIHQKFCLGDLVDFAPWGNEVIEKIKSLNIPCLMGNHDERIAFDIPVIPLSKHSEEETTARFLAIDHSKKYITKANKKYLSELPFHLKLNYKVGKKHWNIQLVHSSLESNYTYFYESENDDIFIDMLNDSQSDVVIMGHTHLSFKKYFDGKWAINAGSVGRSREENRFASYVILNLDEDKITPEIIQLEYLLEEVAQKIEESEIPNYYASFLRNEKLSVF; translated from the coding sequence GTGGTATTAAATGATATTGAAGAAAGAGGAATTCATCAAAAATTTTGCTTAGGAGATTTGGTTGATTTTGCACCTTGGGGAAATGAAGTGATCGAAAAGATCAAGAGTTTGAATATTCCTTGTTTAATGGGAAATCATGATGAAAGAATTGCTTTTGATATCCCGGTAATTCCTTTGAGTAAGCATTCTGAGGAGGAAACCACTGCAAGGTTTTTGGCTATTGATCATTCAAAAAAATACATTACAAAAGCGAATAAAAAGTATTTGTCTGAATTGCCTTTTCATTTAAAATTAAACTATAAAGTCGGGAAAAAACATTGGAATATTCAGTTAGTCCATTCAAGTTTAGAAAGTAATTATACCTATTTTTATGAATCTGAAAATGACGATATTTTTATTGATATGCTAAATGATTCTCAGTCTGACGTTGTCATTATGGGACATACCCATTTATCTTTTAAAAAATATTTTGATGGTAAATGGGCGATTAATGCTGGCTCTGTCGGACGTTCAAGAGAAGAAAACCGTTTTGCTTCTTATGTCATTTTGAATTTAGATGAAGATAAAATTACTCCTGAAATTATTCAGCTAGAATATCTGCTTGAAGAAGTTGCTCAAAAAATCGAAGAGAGTGAAATTCCGAATTACTATGCTTCATTTTTAAGAAACGAAAAGCTATCAGTATTCTGA
- a CDS encoding UDP-N-acetylmuramate--L-alanine ligase, protein MNTHFIAIGGSAMHNLAIALKDKGYQVTGSDDAIFEPSRSRLEKKGILPQELGWFPEKITSDIDAVILGMHAHQDNPELAKAKELGLKIYSYPEFLYEQSKTKTRVVIAGSHGKTTITSMILHVLNFHQKDVDYMVGAQLEGFDCMVKLTKDNDFMVLEGDEYLSSPIDLRSKFLLYQPNIALMSGIAWDHINVFKTFDDYIEQFRRFVASITPGGVLVYNEEDAEVVKVVEAAENYFRKIPYKTPEYEINNGKVYLKTEMGDIPLSVFGAHNLLNLEGARHICHTLGIMDEDFYDAIMSFKGASKRLEKVEREDKGTLYKDFAHAPSKVKAAVKAFCEQFKKEKKYGFLELHTYSSLNPVFLEQYDHAMDGLEEAIVFYSEDALKIKRMDPISPDLIKEKFKNENLKVFTNAEELHAYWETLDKTNGVFLMMSSGNFGGLDLTK, encoded by the coding sequence TTGAATACCCATTTCATTGCTATTGGCGGAAGTGCCATGCATAATCTTGCTATTGCGTTAAAAGACAAAGGATATCAGGTAACAGGTTCAGATGATGCTATTTTTGAACCTTCAAGATCAAGACTTGAGAAGAAAGGAATTCTTCCTCAGGAATTGGGATGGTTTCCGGAAAAAATAACGTCTGATATTGATGCCGTAATTCTTGGAATGCACGCTCATCAGGACAATCCCGAATTAGCAAAAGCGAAAGAACTGGGTTTAAAAATATACTCGTATCCGGAATTTCTTTACGAACAGTCTAAAACCAAAACCCGCGTTGTTATTGCAGGTTCTCACGGGAAAACGACAATCACTTCAATGATTCTGCATGTTTTAAATTTTCATCAGAAAGATGTTGATTATATGGTGGGAGCGCAATTGGAAGGTTTCGACTGTATGGTAAAACTGACTAAGGATAACGATTTTATGGTATTGGAAGGTGATGAATACCTTTCCTCTCCTATCGATTTACGTTCAAAATTTTTACTGTATCAGCCCAATATCGCTTTAATGAGCGGAATCGCTTGGGATCACATCAATGTTTTCAAAACGTTTGATGATTATATTGAGCAGTTCAGGAGATTTGTTGCAAGCATTACTCCGGGTGGAGTTTTAGTGTATAATGAAGAAGATGCCGAAGTAGTAAAAGTAGTAGAAGCCGCTGAAAATTATTTCAGAAAAATACCTTACAAAACGCCGGAATACGAGATCAACAACGGAAAAGTGTATTTAAAAACCGAAATGGGAGATATTCCGCTTTCTGTTTTTGGAGCGCACAATCTATTAAACCTTGAAGGAGCAAGACATATCTGCCATACTTTGGGAATTATGGATGAGGATTTCTATGATGCGATTATGAGTTTCAAAGGAGCTTCAAAACGCCTTGAAAAAGTGGAAAGAGAAGACAAAGGAACTCTTTACAAAGACTTTGCACACGCGCCAAGCAAGGTAAAAGCTGCTGTAAAAGCTTTCTGTGAGCAATTTAAAAAAGAGAAAAAATACGGTTTTCTTGAACTTCATACCTATTCAAGCTTAAATCCTGTATTTCTAGAGCAATATGATCACGCCATGGACGGATTGGAGGAAGCAATTGTTTTCTATTCCGAAGATGCTTTAAAAATCAAAAGAATGGATCCGATTTCACCAGATCTGATCAAAGAAAAATTTAAAAATGAAAATCTAAAAGTATTTACCAATGCCGAAGAACTTCACGCATACTGGGAAACCTTGGATAAAACTAACGGTGTTTTCCTGATGATGAGTTCGGGTAATTTTGGAGGACTGGATCTGACTAAATAA
- a CDS encoding aldo/keto reductase, whose amino-acid sequence MEYRKLGNTDLELSVITHGAFAIGGNMWGGNEKKDSIDSIHASLDHGVTSIDTAPFYGFGLSEEMIGEAIKGKDRSKIQLLTKFGLVWDESNNGKGEFFFDAEENGVKIPVYKLASKENIIKEVEESLKRLGTDYIDLLQLHWPDSTTCICETMEAMELLIQQGKILSAGVSNYRVEQMQEANRTLNLASNQVSYSMLNRAIENDLVPYSLENNSGIIVYSPMERGLLTGKYFKEDKLKENDHRNGYFSQFDLNKVKIFLEKIEPIAQEKGATLSQLVLRWTTLQPALTVVLAGARNAQQAIENAKAMSFDLSQEELDFINSELGKL is encoded by the coding sequence ATGGAATATAGAAAATTAGGAAACACAGATCTCGAATTATCCGTCATCACACATGGAGCATTCGCAATCGGTGGAAATATGTGGGGTGGAAATGAGAAAAAAGACTCTATAGATTCTATTCATGCCTCTTTGGATCATGGTGTAACTTCTATTGATACCGCTCCTTTCTACGGTTTTGGATTAAGCGAGGAAATGATCGGAGAAGCTATTAAAGGAAAAGACCGTTCAAAGATTCAGTTATTAACCAAATTCGGTTTGGTGTGGGATGAAAGCAATAATGGAAAAGGTGAATTTTTCTTCGATGCAGAAGAAAATGGTGTAAAAATTCCCGTTTATAAATTAGCTTCAAAAGAGAATATTATTAAGGAGGTTGAAGAAAGTTTGAAAAGACTGGGAACAGATTACATCGATCTTCTACAGCTTCACTGGCCGGACAGCACGACTTGTATCTGCGAAACTATGGAAGCTATGGAATTATTGATCCAGCAAGGAAAAATTCTTTCAGCCGGAGTAAGTAATTATAGGGTTGAACAAATGCAGGAAGCTAACAGAACGCTGAATTTGGCAAGCAATCAGGTTTCTTACAGTATGCTGAACCGCGCGATTGAAAATGATTTGGTTCCTTATTCTTTGGAAAATAATTCTGGAATTATTGTGTACAGCCCGATGGAAAGAGGTCTTTTGACAGGAAAATATTTCAAAGAAGACAAATTAAAAGAAAACGATCACAGAAACGGATATTTTTCTCAGTTTGATCTTAATAAAGTAAAAATTTTCTTAGAAAAAATAGAACCGATTGCTCAGGAAAAAGGAGCTACCCTTTCTCAATTAGTTTTGCGCTGGACGACTTTACAACCCGCACTCACCGTTGTTTTGGCAGGAGCGAGAAATGCTCAACAAGCTATAGAAAACGCAAAAGCAATGTCTTTCGATCTTTCTCAGGAAGAATTGGATTTTATCAATTCTGAATTGGGTAAACTTTAA
- a CDS encoding lysophospholipid acyltransferase family protein, with protein sequence MAKKNIFTDAFGTPYFLKRFIIFILGIVSYRRFNGFNKLKITGTEHLVDLPDSNVLFVCNHQTYFADVAAMYHAFCAVNNGYLDTIKNPIYLLNPKIDFYYVAAEETMNKGILPKIFKIAGAVTVKRTWRAEGQNVNRMVDLTEVDNIMKALDNGWVATFPQGTTSAFAQGRRGTAKLVKNQRPIVIPIKINGFRRAFDKKGLRVKVTGVKPTMEFKAPLDIDYDNEKAPEILLKIMTAIEQTEDFNVLHNYDEELKAKKLEQKDSDN encoded by the coding sequence ATGGCGAAGAAAAATATTTTCACCGATGCATTCGGAACACCTTATTTTTTAAAAAGGTTTATCATTTTTATTTTAGGAATTGTTTCTTACAGAAGATTCAATGGCTTTAATAAATTGAAAATAACCGGTACAGAACACCTTGTGGATCTTCCGGATTCTAATGTGCTTTTTGTGTGTAACCACCAGACTTATTTCGCAGACGTGGCAGCAATGTATCACGCTTTCTGTGCTGTAAACAACGGATATTTAGACACTATAAAAAACCCGATTTATCTGCTTAATCCAAAGATCGACTTTTACTACGTTGCAGCTGAAGAAACCATGAATAAAGGTATTCTTCCAAAAATTTTTAAAATTGCAGGCGCTGTAACCGTAAAAAGAACATGGAGAGCTGAAGGCCAGAACGTCAACAGAATGGTAGATCTTACAGAGGTTGATAATATTATGAAAGCCTTAGACAACGGCTGGGTAGCTACTTTCCCTCAAGGTACTACATCGGCTTTTGCACAAGGAAGAAGAGGTACGGCAAAACTGGTTAAAAATCAGCGCCCGATTGTAATCCCGATCAAAATTAACGGATTCAGAAGAGCGTTTGATAAAAAAGGTCTCCGCGTAAAGGTAACAGGCGTAAAACCTACGATGGAATTTAAAGCACCTCTAGACATCGATTATGACAACGAAAAAGCACCAGAAATTTTGTTGAAAATAATGACTGCCATTGAGCAGACCGAAGATTTCAATGTACTACACAATTATGATGAAGAACTTAAAGCTAAAAAATTAGAACAAAAGGATTCAGATAATTAA
- a CDS encoding LysR family transcriptional regulator encodes MVNLEWYRTFKAIYKTGTLTGAAEALFISQPGVSLHLSSLEAYVGYKLFDRTGRKMHPTERGKVLFNAVSDPLTKLEDVEKNFQKSTEKTTPTISVGMCFETFQTTLEQYVSSLPFNLIISFGEYPEMLDQLDKGILDLIITPKKGISPNIQHEAFSSEQIILVGGKDVDTEGFKKILKTKDKEQIESWLKEEKWYGTTGDMEHLFQFWTLNFGHKPDFRPNYIVPNLNSIIRCLKGGKGLAVIPNFLCKDEIQSGEVKLIWEGEKKLENTLYFGCRKKTSYHSEIEHIKGLFRQVMDKI; translated from the coding sequence ATGGTTAATTTAGAATGGTACAGAACATTTAAAGCAATCTACAAAACCGGAACATTAACCGGAGCAGCAGAAGCTTTATTCATATCACAGCCGGGTGTGAGTTTACATTTAAGCTCTTTGGAAGCGTATGTTGGATATAAATTATTCGACAGAACAGGACGGAAAATGCATCCCACGGAAAGGGGGAAAGTATTATTCAATGCAGTTTCCGATCCATTAACAAAACTTGAGGATGTTGAAAAAAACTTCCAGAAATCTACCGAAAAAACAACCCCGACAATAAGTGTGGGAATGTGTTTTGAAACTTTTCAGACCACTTTGGAGCAGTATGTTTCTTCTTTGCCTTTTAATTTAATTATCAGCTTTGGAGAATATCCTGAAATGCTGGATCAGTTGGATAAAGGGATTTTGGACCTGATTATTACACCGAAAAAAGGAATTTCTCCTAATATTCAGCATGAAGCTTTTTCATCTGAACAGATTATTTTGGTTGGAGGAAAAGATGTTGATACAGAAGGTTTCAAAAAAATATTGAAAACAAAGGATAAAGAGCAGATTGAAAGTTGGTTAAAAGAAGAAAAATGGTATGGAACAACAGGAGATATGGAACATCTTTTCCAGTTCTGGACTTTGAATTTTGGGCATAAACCGGATTTCCGACCAAATTATATTGTTCCTAACTTAAATTCAATCATTCGTTGTTTGAAAGGTGGAAAAGGATTGGCTGTAATTCCTAACTTTTTATGCAAAGACGAGATTCAAAGCGGGGAAGTGAAATTAATTTGGGAAGGCGAGAAAAAGCTGGAAAATACGCTCTATTTCGGATGTAGAAAAAAGACGAGCTATCACTCAGAAATTGAGCATATCAAAGGATTATTTCGTCAGGTGATGGATAAGATTTAA
- a CDS encoding putative quinol monooxygenase: MKIYLTAVIKAKEEHRAEVLEVLQNMVTETRKEEANELYTLHQGIEDKNQFVFYEIWKNQEGLTQHNQQPYIQAFGALIDEKLQEKPQIYLTNII, from the coding sequence ATGAAAATTTATCTTACCGCAGTAATTAAAGCAAAAGAAGAACACAGAGCAGAAGTCTTAGAAGTCCTTCAAAATATGGTGACAGAAACCAGAAAAGAAGAAGCCAACGAATTGTACACGCTTCATCAAGGAATTGAAGATAAAAACCAATTTGTTTTCTATGAAATCTGGAAAAATCAGGAAGGTTTAACTCAGCATAATCAGCAACCTTATATTCAGGCTTTCGGGGCTTTGATTGATGAAAAATTACAGGAAAAACCACAAATTTATCTAACAAATATTATTTAA
- a CDS encoding aldo/keto reductase, with translation MKKKTYTGQPVITLNNGVDIPALGFGVWQIDDQKVCEDTVIKAIQTGYRMIDTASIYQNEIGVGNAIKNSGVNRDELFITSKLWVQDTTYDKAKSAFQRTLDRLQLDYLDMYLIHWPYSDFTGAWKALEELYQEGKIKAIGVCNFTVEKLEELKANSNILPVVNQIELHPIFQQKELQVYNRENNIVTQPWSPLGNGNAELLNNESLKAIAEKYNKTVAQVILRWHLQEGFCAIPKSVTPSRIEENFNVFDFELTEDEMNTVRSLDTNKRIFFDPKDPEWEEKMLNSVADI, from the coding sequence ATGAAAAAGAAAACATATACAGGGCAGCCTGTAATTACATTAAATAACGGAGTTGACATTCCGGCTTTAGGTTTTGGTGTCTGGCAGATTGATGACCAGAAAGTGTGTGAAGATACAGTGATTAAGGCTATCCAAACGGGATACAGAATGATTGACACGGCTTCTATTTATCAAAACGAGATCGGAGTTGGAAATGCTATCAAAAACAGCGGAGTAAACAGAGATGAATTGTTTATCACATCAAAACTTTGGGTTCAGGATACTACGTATGACAAAGCAAAAAGTGCTTTTCAGAGAACATTAGACAGATTACAGCTGGATTATTTGGATATGTACCTTATTCACTGGCCTTACTCAGATTTTACGGGAGCTTGGAAAGCTTTGGAAGAATTGTATCAGGAAGGAAAAATAAAAGCAATTGGTGTTTGTAATTTTACGGTTGAAAAGCTGGAAGAATTAAAAGCGAATTCAAACATTCTTCCTGTGGTTAATCAGATAGAATTACACCCGATTTTCCAACAAAAAGAATTGCAGGTTTATAACAGAGAAAATAATATTGTTACTCAACCTTGGAGCCCTCTTGGAAACGGAAATGCTGAACTTTTAAATAACGAATCTTTAAAAGCTATCGCTGAAAAATATAATAAAACGGTTGCTCAGGTTATTTTAAGATGGCATTTACAGGAAGGATTCTGCGCGATTCCAAAGTCTGTGACGCCGTCAAGAATTGAAGAAAATTTCAATGTTTTTGATTTTGAATTAACGGAAGATGAAATGAATACTGTTCGTTCTCTAGATACCAATAAAAGAATATTCTTTGATCCAAAAGATCCGGAATGGGAAGAAAAGATGTTGAATTCTGTTGCAGATATTTAA
- a CDS encoding lipocalin family protein, translating into MKKFFFPFILFSIVSCSSDDEVQNSGNKASIIGEWYIEKSEIYRSSNQQIQISFSTDCQKMSTHEFTSSHVFSISYAQNNNTCEKTDSVARKYTFDKGNGKFWFEGEENYPYFVTQLTLTNMVMEDRTQDFDGDGTKDILKRFYKKIN; encoded by the coding sequence ATGAAAAAATTCTTTTTTCCATTTATCTTATTTTCGATTGTTTCCTGTAGTAGCGATGACGAGGTTCAGAATTCCGGCAATAAAGCTTCAATTATCGGAGAATGGTACATTGAAAAATCTGAGATATATCGATCGTCAAATCAACAGATTCAGATATCTTTCTCAACCGATTGCCAAAAAATGAGCACACATGAATTTACTTCTTCACACGTTTTCTCGATTTCTTATGCCCAAAATAATAATACATGCGAAAAAACAGATTCTGTAGCAAGGAAATACACATTCGATAAAGGAAATGGTAAATTCTGGTTTGAAGGTGAGGAAAATTATCCTTATTTCGTGACTCAGCTTACTTTAACCAATATGGTTATGGAAGACCGGACCCAGGATTTTGACGGAGACGGTACTAAGGATATATTAAAACGTTTTTATAAAAAAATCAATTAA
- a CDS encoding NAD(P)H-dependent oxidoreductase translates to MKKVLIINGGQNFGHSGGKYNKTIADSTLEVLQKFENVEVKITTVDEGYDKNEEVQKFVWADVIIYHTPIWWFQLPNGLKKYIDEVFTAGHAKGIYMSDGRTADNPQINYGTGGMLGGRKYMVTTSWNAPETAFTLPGEFFNETSVDNGPLFGFHRMNAFVSLEKMESFHFHDVEKNANIERDMKIYKEHLTNIFEKELKPQLA, encoded by the coding sequence ATGAAAAAAGTATTAATCATCAATGGTGGACAAAACTTCGGACATTCAGGAGGAAAATATAATAAAACAATTGCAGACAGCACGTTGGAAGTTCTACAAAAATTTGAAAATGTAGAAGTAAAGATCACAACAGTTGACGAAGGTTATGATAAAAATGAAGAAGTTCAAAAATTCGTTTGGGCAGATGTTATCATTTATCACACTCCGATCTGGTGGTTCCAATTACCAAATGGTTTGAAAAAATATATCGACGAAGTTTTCACAGCAGGTCACGCCAAAGGAATTTATATGAGTGACGGAAGAACTGCAGATAACCCACAGATCAACTACGGAACCGGAGGCATGCTTGGCGGAAGAAAATACATGGTAACCACAAGTTGGAATGCGCCGGAAACTGCTTTTACGCTTCCGGGAGAATTTTTCAATGAAACAAGTGTAGATAATGGACCATTATTTGGATTTCATAGAATGAACGCCTTTGTTTCTCTCGAAAAAATGGAAAGTTTTCACTTCCACGATGTAGAAAAAAACGCAAACATCGAGCGTGATATGAAAATCTACAAAGAACATCTTACCAACATTTTTGAAAAAGAATTAAAACCACAATTAGCCTAA